CATGGCACGGGACACTAAACTTTGACATCAGTGTGAAGGTCAAGCCCTCAAGCGGAGGCGATCGATGAAGATCGGCGAACTCTCCAGCCGGACCGGTGTGGCGACCCGGCTGCTGCGGTACTACGAGGAGCAGGGGCTGCTGGCGCCCGGCCGGTCGGGGAACGGGTACCGCTCCTACACGGAAGACGACGTCGAGCTGGTGGACCGCATCGCCCTGCTCATCCGGTCGGGGGTGCCGACCCGCCTCGTCGGCGTGCTCCTCGAGCTCGAGGGCGACAGCTCCCCCGAGCTCGCCGCCACGTGCACCCGCGACGTCGCAGAGCTGCTCGTGGCCGAGCTCAACCAGCTCAACGCCCGCATCGACTGCCTGACCCGCACCCGCGAGACCATCACGCGATTCCTCGCGCGCACCGACCACGCCGCCCTCGTCGGGGCGATGTAGCACCCGCCCGGACAGGCGCCAGGGCACGTCCCAGACGCCGCGTC
This window of the Georgenia yuyongxinii genome carries:
- a CDS encoding MerR family transcriptional regulator, whose protein sequence is MKIGELSSRTGVATRLLRYYEEQGLLAPGRSGNGYRSYTEDDVELVDRIALLIRSGVPTRLVGVLLELEGDSSPELAATCTRDVAELLVAELNQLNARIDCLTRTRETITRFLARTDHAALVGAM